The Leishmania panamensis strain MHOM/PA/94/PSC-1 chromosome 32 sequence genome window below encodes:
- a CDS encoding hypothetical protein (TriTrypDB/GeneDB-style sysID: LpmP.32.2080): protein MGKSGARTRGGRPHGRGRGGSSGDACSTSGFHSNEPPAHPCSVPLAMWDFEQCDPNACSGKKLYRVNALRLLRLSEPFHGVVLTPSATDIVSPADRGIVLRSGVAVVDCSWKELDAVPWRKMRMSAPRLLPLLLAANPVNYGRPSKLNCAEALAATLVIVGLMDDARNIMAYFSWGGSFFDVNRELLAGYQQCANSAEISAFQNKYVETELLESEARRGLDLDAIDLSHAGPLNERRGRLKSRHEWQQPLRTEVDEDSEAGRKEGSNSHADTSDSEEEGSRSGSNSPAADRTE, encoded by the coding sequence ATGGGGAAGAGCGGTGCGCGCACACGAGGTGGTCGCCCTCATGGCcgaggacgaggcggcagcTCCGGTGATGCATGCTCGACTAGTGGGTTCCACAGCAACGAACCTCCAGCGCATCCCTGCAGCGTGCCACTCGCCATGTGGGACTTTGAGCAGTGTGACCCCAATGCTTGTTCAGGCAAGAAACTGTATCGCGTGAATGCcctgcgcctcctgcgccttaGCGAGCCATTTCACGGCGTGGTGCTGACGCCGAGTGCGACGGATATCGTCAGTCCCGCCGATCGCGGCATTGTACTGCGGAGCGGTGTCGCCGTTGTGGATTGCTCGTGGAAAGAGCTAGACGCGGTGCCGTGGCGAAAAATGCGCATGTCCGCGCCACGACtcttgccactgctgctggcagcTAACCCCGTGAATTATGGCCGTCCATCAAAGCTGAACTGCGCGGAAGCACTAGCGGCGACGCTGGTGATTGTGGGCCTGATGGACGACGCCCGAAACATAATGGCGTACTTTTCTTGGGGAGGGAGCTTCTTTGATGTTAACCGCGAGTTGCTGGCCGGCTAccagcagtgcgccaactCGGCGGAGATCTCTGCGTTTCAGAACAAGTACGTGGAaacggagctgctggagagcgAGGCGCGGCGAGGCCTGGACTTGGATGCGATAGACCTGTCGCATGCTGGCCCGCTGAATGAGCGCCGAGGACGTCTGAAGAGCCGCCACGAATGGCAGCAACCTTTGCGCACTGAAGTTGATGAGGACAGCGAGgcagggaggaaggaaggcTCCAACAGCCATGCTGACACAAGCgacagtgaagaggagggaagcaggAGTGGATCCAACAGTCCCGCCGCAGATCGAACAGAGTAG
- a CDS encoding hypothetical protein (TriTrypDB/GeneDB-style sysID: LpmP.32.2110) produces MADQAPPGVNMPKKRDPRLRQVQAPPQQKFFDSADYEVRKQQHQDQHQHAGQQQSHHSTHSQMAPNGIPHREPADVPRPGALDDGAPREKIPPPPLSEGYVVQRARRALQ; encoded by the coding sequence atGGCTGATCAGGCGCCTCCGGGGGTAAACATGCCCAAGAAGCGGGACCCGCGTCTACGGCAGGTgcaggcgccgccgcagcagaagTTCTTTGACTCTGCCGACTACGAAgtgcgcaagcagcagcaccaggaTCAACACCAACATGCCGGTCAGCAGCAATCACATCACTCTACGCACTCTCAGATGGCCCCGAACGGCATCCCGCATCGTGAACCGGCGGACGTGCCACGCCCTGGCGCTCTAGACGATGGCGCACCTCGTGAAAAGatcccgcctcctccgctgtcagAAGGCTACGTAGTTCAGAGAGCCCGACGCGCGCTTCAGTGA
- a CDS encoding hypothetical protein (TriTrypDB/GeneDB-style sysID: LpmP.32.2070), whose protein sequence is MQRSPSDSSGVPPLKNLSSLSTSGCSHNPDTMADPIHTPVCYRSSSALHDRHTPDACRANDAVSCPRRESTVADMRSSSKQEESFVIGTPSLLALKDQISLFPALAVRLENSSTVAEDHCAQDGSLMRTGLDYPFPSKAFCDGIVAESLPFPLEEVHENVVSLTSVLPQQLSASILTSSSGIFFPTLDKGCVVSGVTEASQYPVAAASLLLFSSSSIISAASSRLNRFHSARLMRCHSAPALRKSANGHKVCEFSSLPERIVSHHRPAAVEVTALPLTSSVARHRAESSPTQLLHDVNLTLSSGLCASRLRATTSIPDAMLEEVTPAAFTGVGSHEFSFLSPSSSVLTFIDHEFDINTTDSSVFHAVDGLHGTSAAGSLLDSEGGRRPTGTRRYRLANARSPLLSTAHVMPCISGSTARSGYRSAVVSSLKHPAQLTSEYAAAVQAAAKYGRSLRQILAMRSDDVDGTLRDSEETPSEP, encoded by the coding sequence ATGCAGCGATCACCTTCAGATTCCTCAGGTGTGCCGCCGCTCAAAAACCTATCGTCGCTGAGCACATCAGGATGTTCGCATAATCCGGATACAATGGCGGACCCAATCCACACACCAGTCTGCTATAGATCCTCGAGCGCACTACACGACCGGCACACGCCGGATGCATGCCGCGCAAACGATGCAGTCTCTTGCCCCCGACGAGAGTCAACTGTGGCGGACATGCGGTCCTCCTCAAAACAAGAGGAATCATTCGTAATCGGTACCCCATCTCTCCTCGCTTTAAAGGATCAGATCTCCTTGTTCCCTGCCTTAGCTGTGCGCCTCGAAAACAGTTCCACCGTGGCGGAAGACCACTGCGCTCAGGATGGCAGCTTGATGCGGACAGGGCTCGACTACCCATTCCCATCGAAGGCGTTCTGCGACGGCATAGTAGCCGAGTCGTTACCGTTTCCACTAGAGGAAGTACATGAAAATGTGGTGTCGCTGACTTCTGTTTTGCCACAGCAATTGTCGGCGTCGATTCTGACCTCATCTAGTGGAATATTTTTCCCGACACTGGACAAGGGATGTGTGGTGTCAGGAGTAACCGAAGCATCTCAGTATcccgtggcagcggcgagtcttcttttgttttcctcctcctcaatcATATCCGCCGCCTCATCGCGACTCAATCGGTTCCACAGTGCAAGGTTAATGCGATGCCACTCGGCTCCAGCCCTGCGGAAGTCGGCCAACGGGCATAAAGTGTGTGAGTTCAGTTCCCTGCCTGAGAGGATAGTGAGCCATCATCGGCCTGCAGCCGTGGAAGTAACCGCTTTACCTCTAACAAGCTCCGTGGCACGCCATCGCGCTGAGTCTTCTCCCACACAGCTTCTACATGACGTGAATCTCACGTTAAGCTCTGGGCTATGTGCGTCACGTTTGCGAGCGACCACCAGTATCCCCGATGcgatgctggaggaggtgacacCTGCGGCATTCACTGGGGTTGGATCGCATGAgttctccttcctttctcctAGCAGCTCAGTGCTCACCTTCATCGACCATGAGTTTGACATCAACACAACGGACTCAAGCGTCTTCCATGCTGTGGATGGTCTTCATGGTACATCTGCAGCAGGAAGCCTCCTCGACAGTGAAGGCGGGCGGCGTCCCACCGGCACAAGGCGCTACCGGCTAGCTAACGCGCGCTCACCCCTCTTGTCTACTGCGCATGTGATGCCATGCATATCAGGATCGACTGCCCGGAGTGGGTACCGGTCGGCTGTAGTGTCGTCATTGAAGCATCCTGCGCAGCTCACATCCGAATACGCTGCCGCAGTTCAAGCAGCGGCTAAGTATGGCCGCAGTCTGCGTCAGATCCTGGCGAtgcgcagcgacgacgtTGACGGCACCTTGCGAGATTCCGAGGAGACACCGAGTGAACCATAA
- a CDS encoding cop-coated vesicle membrane protein p24 precursor, putative (TriTrypDB/GeneDB-style sysID: LpmP.32.2140): MFLHYIVTTGGAMDINCKIVAPDMSIVWDADRSTENRVLFKSRMPGSYAFCFSNRMSTVTEKVVSFSVMVGNGNAEDVMRPKGAKSDSLHRSIMRLQQGLREIEELQQVLRTRERTHRATTEVANTRVVVFCILESIFIVGMGVGSVIYLRQIFATKRMV, from the coding sequence ATGTTCCTGCACTACATAGTGACAACGGGCGGCGCCATGGACATCAACTGCAAGATTGTGGCGCCAGACATGAGCATTGTCTGGGATGCCGATCGCAGCACGGAGAACCGTGTCCTCTTCAAGTCCCGCATGCCCGGCTCATACGCCTTCTGCTTTAGCAATCGTATGAGTACGGTGACCGAAAAGGTGGTCTCGTTCTCCGTGATGGTAGGAAATGGAAACGCCGAGGACGTGATGAGGCCAAAGGGGGCAAAGTCAGACTCGCTTCATCGCTCCATcatgcgcctgcagcaggggTTGCGGGAGATCGAGGAGCTTCAGCAGGTCCTGCGCACCCGTGAGCGTACCCATCGCGCCACCACCGAAGTTGCGAACACGCGGGTGGTGGTCTTCTGCATCCTGGAGAGCATTTTCATTGTTGGTATGGGTGTCGGAAGCGTCATTTATCTGCGCCAGATATTTGCGACGAAGCGCATGGTGTAA
- a CDS encoding ras-related protein rab-2a, putative (TriTrypDB/GeneDB-style sysID: LpmP.32.2150), whose protein sequence is MAQSNYVFKYIIIGDSGVGKSCLLLQFTDKRFEPLHDLTIGVEFGARLISIQGRSVKLQIWDTAGQESFRSITRSYYRGASGALLVYDVTRRDTFTHLQSWLEDAKANANTALVIMLIGNKCDLDSKRQVSREEGEAFARSNGLMFMETSAKTSKNVDDAFLQTAALIYDNVQLGVIDASVVSGRPGMPTSNTHTANVNANNNNNSSSCAC, encoded by the coding sequence atgGCGCAGAGCAACTACGTATTCAAGTACATCATTATTGGCGACAGCGGAGTTGGTAAGAGctgtctgctgctccagtTCACTGACAAACGCTTCGAGCCGCTACACGACTTGACGATCGGCGTAGAGTTTGGTGCGCGGCTCATCTCTATTCAAGGCAGGAGCGTCAAGCTGCAGATTTGGGATACGGCAGGCCAGGAAAGCTTCCGTAGCATCACCCGCAGCTACTACCGTGGTGCTAGCGGGGCACTGCTCGTCTACGACGTCACTCGACGCGACACTTTCACGCACCTGCAGAGTTGGCTGGAGGATGCCAAGGCGAACGCAAATACGGCACTCGTGATTATGCTGATTGGCAACAAGTGCGACCTCGATAGCAAACGTCAGGTGAGCcgcgaagaaggagaggcgtTTGCGCGCAGCAATGGGCTGATGTTTATGGAGACGAGCGCCAAGACATCAAAGAACGTCGATGATGCTTTCCtgcagacggcagcgctcaTCTACGACAATGTGCAGCTTGGAGTGATCGATGCATCCGTCGTCTCTGGGCGTCCAGGGATGCCTACAAGCAATACGCATACGGCGAACGTGAAtgccaacaacaacaacaacagcagcagctgtgcctgctAG
- a CDS encoding hypothetical protein (TriTrypDB/GeneDB-style sysID: LpmP.32.2130) — MPHRALLGNWFEEEAYERDRRRLMQGRCGGMVEASAEVAHTMAKIRHHNTPHVIAPIAPDGYLRFYAPLMLQNAHTCGFLSVDLDDRKATTTGWQVECSTALAEEATSRCTVVLVPAAMPQTDSFPIPEDEAEIVHYGQPFYLMTVRELCEDPLFLMSEFITPGCASRVTQRLQHTYFSPDGGSAAAMWCVEDANPAYQEDMRDRPVKANDVIRIRHNMTAAPLASLKEVFYNDFGAQYEVGCGRLTVLATKRRGGPPAAENLWMFIHDGQGHPKESGEDTLRGAAYMPKSSAAP, encoded by the coding sequence ATGCCTCACAGAGCTCTACTCGGAAACTGgtttgaggaggaggcataTGAGCGAGACCGCCGGCGACTCATGCAGGGTCGCTGTGGTGGGATGGTCGAGGCATCAGCCGAGGTGGCACACACGATGGCCAAAATTCGGCATCACAACACCCCGCACGTTATTGCGCCCATTGCGCCTGACGGGTACTTGCGCTTCTATGCCCCTTTGATGCTCCAaaacgcgcacacgtgcggcTTTCTTAGCGTGGACCTCGATGATCGCAAGGCTACGACAACGGGGTGGCAGGTAGAATGCTCGACCGCcctggcggaggaggcgacatCGCGGTGCACCGTAGTGCTCGTGCCCGCTGCGATGCCACAGACGGATAGCTTCCCTATTCCGGAAGACGAGGCAGAGATAGTGCATTATGGCCAGCCGTTCTATCTAATGACCGTGCGCGAGCTCTGCGAGGACCCGCTGTTCCTGATGTCGGAGTTCATCACGCCGGGGTGCGCATCGAGGGTGACCCAGAGGCTGCAGCACACGTACTTTTCTCCCGAtggaggcagcgcggcggccaTGTGGTGCGTTGAGGACGCGAACCCTGCCTACCAGGAGGACATGCGTGACCGCCCTGTCAAGGCGAATGATGTCATACGCATTCGCCACAACATGACGGCCGCTCCACTGGCGAGTCTGAAGGAGGTCTTCTACAACGATTTTGGCGCTCAGTACGAGGTGGGTTGTGGACGTCTCACGGTACTCGCGACCAAGAGGCGAGGCGGTCCACCAGCAGCCGAAAACCTGTGGATGTTCATTCACGATGGTCAAGGGCATCCGAAAGAGTCTGGTGAGGATACGTTGCGCGGTGCAGCATATATGCCCAAGTCCTCTGCAGCACCATGA
- a CDS encoding 1-acyl-sn-glycerol-3-phosphateacyltransferase-like protein, putative (TriTrypDB/GeneDB-style sysID: LpmP.32.2060) has translation MTEKKHPNKVLRLLCTVYLILSLIVQWILVWVVQALFIVVSFPFTTSEFRQDICGHIFRKVSFVGMDLLNPFWRIHVLNKFPKVPNKKVIVMLNHLSGADPFVSIRSLLPRDGTWIAKGGLFRVPFGGWALYNSGDLAVHFRDKKTSFATVKGTVGPMMENARRRLRRGRMLCVFPEGIRNMNPDGPLNPFRLGFFSLAVDEGATIVPLALSGTEKLWPRGSALMDAADAYFSFGEPVDARNFKSAEELSQHVWNVMTELREKHPDRVELHARRTNAEAASPAAPVS, from the coding sequence atgacagagaagaaacaccCGAACAAGGTCCTCCGGTTGTTGTGCACTGTGTACCTTATCCTCTCCCTGATAGTGCAGTGGATTCTTGTTTGGGTGGTGCAGGCTCTCTTCATCGTggtctccttccccttcacgACGTCTGAGTTCCGCCAGGACATCTGCGGCCACATTTTTCGCAAGGTCAGCTTTGTCGGAATGGATCTTCTGAATCCGTTCTGGCGCATTCATGTACTCAACAAGTTTCCGAAGGTGCCGAACAAAAAGGTGATCGTCATGCTAAACCACCTCAGCGGCGCTGACCCGTTTGTGTCCATTCGCTCCCTTCTGCCTCGTGATGGCACATGGATCGCGAAGGGTGGACTGTTCCGTGTGCCGTTTGGGGGGTGGGCGCTGTATAACTCCGGCGACCTTGCTGTGCACTTCCGCGACAAGAAGACAAGCTTTGCAACAGTGAAAGGCACAGTTGGCCCAATGATGGAAAACGCCCGCAGACGTCTGCGCCGTGGCCGCATGCTATGCGTCTTTCCGGAGGGAATTCGCAATATGAACCCCGACGGGCCGCTTAACCCATTCCGCCTAGgattcttctctctcgctgttgaCGAGGGGGCCACAAtcgtgccgctggcgctgagCGGGACGGAGAAGCTGTGGCCGCGCGGATCGGCGCTGATGGACGCCGCCGATGCGTACTTTTCCTTTGGAGAGCCGGTCGATGCGAGAAATTTCAAATCGGCGGAGGAGCTGTCGCAGCACGTTTGGAATGTCATGAcagagctgcgcgagaagCACCCGGACCGCGTTGAGCTACATGCGCGGCGGACGAATGCTGAGGCggcatctcctgcagcgcctgtcTCTTAG
- a CDS encoding hypothetical protein (TriTrypDB/GeneDB-style sysID: LpmP.32.2100) — protein MDSSARTNPFLAPHGGGIQMESACISKELLQEVRRGDAAMADDLVALAPRCGRAFRLGTSVASPVDGVAVSGTLSRAAASSAACGDSSGYSVDVHDTLTTSDFVQQKREVGLVRMSLTTKKAEIRRLEEKLHRAEKRLRQQQEQLSNTRDKFNNFLKFSNLEQDAAVRRADDETRSKHAKTVEIKKLSALISNAEAEMRKMRLEIENCIAYKNFLESLARPQWFYDTLSSLRIEDATEKILLDAEEVYQARSAALRAQEAARLEAVLQAEQTKEREGASYGKRNPTSVALATQRMGVQHGKDRPVVDEEEEPEVVPLEEQLEHLYSSMEEEARAAIAASTASIRAEVSSMALAAVKDELHHSYNEERLPMCFVSVDDLLEVFINVEEGNLFLIQNCHELEEELEGATMGFMQEQEEMNTMFTQRTAQLEALTRSVAEAQTKLQELDERMEVLEPRGKHQANTTAGSTATAFKRATAGASSTGGARNTAGGALVANMTPEELRKKVEESIGHIFHLLRTGDQQLKITAQSSNSRKTTEGSKIAGSTIRDQSRAASVSQRGPQASRPSTTLVVRKKTATGGPSSDSQRAPSAVGQSVKKSTVALTAAAATNAASQQHQDASMGPVELLTIIENKLEEYHRYLNDPANHVDLALMKAVMKQSDKQRRHQARIVHLACQEQEQEERIRRALERSQAPLIHKTGKQVRPRSFVSKPMDKKSLRKAERAAAVLNGSHASIDSDEDGAEFFM, from the coding sequence ATGGACTCATCTGCTCGGACAAACCCTTTCCTCGCgccgcacggcggcggcattcAAATGGAGAGTGCATGCATCTCCAAGGAGCTACTGCAGGAGGTACGCCGAGGTGATGCGGCCATGGCTGACGACCTTGTTGCACTTGCTCCACGTTGCGGTCGTGCGTTTCGCTTAGGCACATCAGTTGCGAGCCCTGTCGACGGTGTGGCAGTGAGTGGCACGCTGTCGAGGGCGGCCGCATCTTCTGCGGCGTGCGGTGATAGTTCTGGGTACTCTGTCGATGTGCACGACACGCTCACGACGAGCGATTTTGTTCAGCAGAAGCGTGAGGTTGGTCTCGTGCGTATGTCCCTCACCACCAAGAAGGCTGAAATCCGCAGGCTGGAAGAGAAGCTTCACCGCGCTGAGAAGCGACTGCGCCAGCAACAAGAACAGCTGTCGAACACACGTGATAAGTTCAACAATTTTTTGAAGTTCAGCAACCTCGAGCAAGACGCGGCTGTGCGGCGAGCAGACGACGAAACGCGCAGCAAACACGCCAAGACAGTCGAGATCAAGAAGCTTTCAGCCCTCATCAGCAATGCCGAGGCAGAAATGCGCAAGATGCGGCTGGAGATTGAGAACTGCATTGCATACAAAAATTTTCTTGAGAGTCTGGCAAGGCCCCAATGGTTCTACGACACGCTCAGCAGCCTGCGCATTGAGGACGCAACGGAGAAGATTCTGCTTGATGCCGAGGAAGTTTATCAAGCGCGGTCAGCTGCCCTGAGGGCGCAGGAGGCAGCACGATtggaggcagtgctgcaggcagAGCAGAcgaaggagcgagagggtgCATCCTATGGAAAAAGGAACCCAACATCTGTGGCGCTAGCAACACAACGGATGGGAGTGCAGCACGGTAAGGACCGTCCGGTCgtcgatgaggaggaggaaccggaggtggtgccgctcgaggagcagctcgaGCATCTGTACAGCTCcatggaggaagaggcccgtgctgccatcgctgcctcgACAGCGAGCATCCGGGCCGAGGTCAGTTCTATGGCACTGGCAGCTGTGAAGGACGAGCTACACCACAGCTACAACGAAGAGCGACTGCCGATGTGCTTTGTCTCTGTCGATGATCTGCTGGAGGTTTTCATTAACGTAGAGGAGGGCAACTTGTTCTTGATTCAAAATTGTCACGaactggaggaggagctagAGGGTGCCACGATGGGGTTCATGCAGGAGCAAGAGGAGATGAACACCATGTTCACTCAACGaacggcgcagctggaggcgctgacaAGAAGCGTAGCGGAGGCCCAGACGAAGTTACAGGAGCTGGACGAGCGGATGGAGGTGCTCGAGCCCCGTGGAAAACATCAGGCAAACACGACAGCAGGGTCGACCGCGACGGCATTCAAACGGGCCACAGCAGGTGCGTCATCTACTGGCGGCGCACGAAATACTGCCGGTGGCGCCCTAGTCGCCAACATGACCCCGGAGGAGCTGAGGAAGAAAGTGGAGGAGTCCATTGGGCACATTTTCCACCTGCTTCGCACTGGTGATCAGCAGCTCAAGATCACAGCACAGAGCTCTAACTCCCGCAAGACTACTGAGGGCTCCAAAATCGCTGGCAGCACGATTCGTGACCAATCGCGTGCCGCCTCTGTGTCGCAGCGGGGTCCCCAGGCTTCTCGGCCGTCAACGACGCTGGTGGTGCGAAAGAAAACAGCCACCGGCGGCCCATCTTCTGATTCGCAGCGTGCTCCAAGTGCGGTGGGTCAGTCGGTGAAGAAATCCACTGTCGCGCtgactgcggctgccgcgacaAACGCAGCGTctcagcagcaccaagaCGCTTCTATGGGCCCGGTAGAGCTGCTGACAATTATCGAGAATAAATTGGAGGAGTATCACCGATACCTGAACGACCCGGCAAACCACGTCGATCTGGCCCTCATGAAAGCCGTGATGAAGCAGAGCGACAAGCAGCGTCGTCACCAGGCGCGAATTGTTCACCTAGCGTGTcaggagcaggagcaggaggagcgcatcCGACGCGCTCTGGAGCGGTCGCAGGCACCACTAATCCACAAAACTGGCAAGCAGGTTCGTCCGCGCTCCTTTGTTTCGAAGCCGATGGACAAGAAGTCGCTGCGCAAGGCGGagcgggctgctgctgtgctgaaTGGCTCCCACGCAAGCATAGACTCAGACGAGGATGGCGCCGAATTCTTCATGTAG
- a CDS encoding hypothetical protein (TriTrypDB/GeneDB-style sysID: LpmP.32.2120), translating into MRAPSTPLLAPLQRNQRHFLLAVIALLVNLFLASSLTLAATPAQGKSIRPLHGAGYEHLDCSACITVARTLFNRLNKTLAENPSTYLVSHRLSKQNQLRRRQYRSSELLVSEVMENVCATYKNDDRLLRLHPKSKVRLYHQQIFGDARLGVRHALREDEVYPADADPAAWDNKLDGHLYPVARLYSVRDADALHGMQSLSATPTMCALLVEEAEEEIEELVKTARTQAEVEYRLCGMAFPLNKSFSTLDVETKENEVSLAPPITNVCADVEVLRAAARRDQERWEQYQRREAKRKVEIAQRMETAADVAGAATSELASEASTNTEVAAALDRSTPAAAGKSVDSSTEEATNNPVGGGDKEVSDNYTDGEL; encoded by the coding sequence ATGCGAGCACCATCGACTCCACTGCTGgccccgctgcagcggaaCCAGCGGCACTTCCTTCTTGCTGTCATCGCACTTCTCGTGAACTTGTTTCTTGCTTCCTCACTGACACTCGCAGCGACACCGGCGCAAGGCAAGTCAATTCGTCCGTTGCACGGGGCCGGCTATGAGCACCTGGACTGCTCCGCCTGTATCACCGTTGCACGCACGTTGTTTAACCGCCTTAACAAGACGCTGGCGGAGAACCCCTCCACTTATCTCGTCTCGCACCGGCTCAGCAAACAAAATCAGCTGCGTCGGCGTCAataccgcagcagcgagctaCTTGTGAGCGAGGTGATGGAGAATGTGTGCGCCACCTATAAGAACGACGATCGCTTGTTGCGGTTGCACCCAAAGTCGAAGGTACGCCTGTATCACCAGCAGATCTTCGGCGATGCCCGTCTCGGGGTGCGGCACGCGCTGCGTGAGGATGAGGTGTACCCGGCCGACGCTGATCCGGCAGCATGGGACAACAAGCTGGATGGGCACCTATACCCCGTTGCGCGGCTGTACAGCGTGAGGGATGCTGATGCGTTACACGGAATGCAGAGCCTGTCTGCGACGCCTACTatgtgcgcgctgctggtggaAGAGGCCGAGGAGGAAATAGAGGAGCTTGTCAAGACTGCGCGCACTCAAGCAGAGGTGGAGTACCGGCTGTGCGGTATGGCATTTCCACTGAACAAGTCCTTTTCAACGTTAGACGTGGAGACCAAGGAGAACGAGGTGAGTTTAGCTCCTCCCATCACCAACGTGTGCGCCgatgtggaggtgctgcgagctgctgctcgacggGACCAGGAGAGGTGGGAGCAGTATCAACGCCGCGAAGCAAAAAGGAAGGTAGAGATTGCCCAGAGGATGGAGACTGCAGCAGAtgtcgctggtgctgcgacGAGTGAGCTTGCGTCGGAGGCATCAACAAACActgaggtggcagcggcttTGGATCGCTCGactcccgctgctgcaggcaaGTCAGTGGACTCGTCTACAGAAGAGGCGACTAACAACCCTGTCGGTGGAGGTGATAAGGAAGTCTCCGATAATTACACTGATGGCGAGCTTTGA
- a CDS encoding hypothetical protein (TriTrypDB/GeneDB-style sysID: LpmP.32.2090), translating to MPKKHRVKRQNYVAHLCKLEKERETYLAKRRALKRSRETDFEEAMCETHNRVEAGVPKKRRTEADASTAVNATSEEEAVQHAHSTPVAAARSAATAEAGPAKRDFFSTMPFAELMKASAASAQMSDAALSDMPATVISAKKTLKRRHY from the coding sequence ATGCCCAAGAAACACCGTGTCAAGCGACAAAACTATGTCGCACACCTGTGCAAGCtcgagaaggagcgcgagaCGTACTTGGCGAAGCGCCGCGCGCTCAAGCGCAGCCGTGAGACAGACTTCGAAGAGGCCATGTGTGAAACGCACAACAGAGTGGAGGCTGGTGTACCCAAGAAGCGTCGCACCGAGGCTGATGCCTCTACAGCGGTGAATGCGACGAGTGAAGAGGAAGCTGTGCAGCATGCGCACTCCACCCCGGTAGCGGCAGCAAGAAGTGCTGCGACCGCTGAGGCAGGGCCTGCAAAGAGGGATTTCTTTTCCACAATGCCATTCGCAGAGTTGATGAAGGCTTCCGCGGCTTCTGCGCAAATGTCGGATGCAGCTCTCTCGGACATGCCAGCAACCGTCATATCGGCAAAGAAGACGCTCAAGCGCCGCCACTACTGA